One Chordicoccus furentiruminis DNA window includes the following coding sequences:
- a CDS encoding Flp1 family type IVb pilin: MNELSRFLEEEDGVAVVEVVLILLVLIALVLIFKSQITNVLKTILGKAASQSGSV, translated from the coding sequence ATGAACGAACTGAGTCGTTTTCTGGAAGAGGAAGACGGTGTGGCGGTCGTCGAGGTCGTGCTGATCCTGCTGGTTCTGATCGCTCTGGTACTGATCTTCAAATCGCAGATCACCAATGTGCTGAAGACAATACTCGGCAAGGCGGCATCGCAGAGCGGATCGGTCTGA
- a CDS encoding DUF5702 domain-containing protein → MKRNGTDGGRRAGGSITVYLALTLAVMVSLILASITSVKIRAGRMQAANAMDQAMYSLFAKYDRQLDETYALFFLDAGSASGGLDFAACVDELEDAADYLLRPNRGRRLFGGRNLLHLTRDSCSLTGCTLATDAGGAAFRAEAVQAVKDTGGLALIRRLRERKKAAGKRQKAGREYLRGAQKKSYGSLTQQAAEKRRKEEERRAALAAEGVETEAEPPALPEGFMNPIPMLEQLTSASVLDLVAPDGVSAKKADPGDLVSGRSLGKGFGVMRADTGGSELAFKAYLLDHYRTYRNPSVHSVLSYQLEYILCGKSSDLDNMKETVRYLMLNREADNIACLYANPSLSRSLSRTADLIGLSLGVPELAPAFKLVLAGLWAYAESVVDLRCLLTGGRVSLTKQAAYWQTAPDSLIGAGADLDGLVKSDPSGLDYEEYLGIILLERQGSLVMRAMDMTEAEIRGNGNPGFRMDHCIYALSAEMKVCAEKRTTFPVSRSLCYGDL, encoded by the coding sequence ATGAAGCGAAACGGAACGGACGGCGGAAGAAGGGCGGGAGGGAGCATCACGGTTTACCTGGCGCTTACACTGGCCGTGATGGTCTCACTGATTCTTGCTTCCATCACCTCCGTGAAAATTCGTGCGGGACGGATGCAGGCGGCGAACGCCATGGATCAGGCGATGTACTCTCTTTTCGCAAAATATGACCGGCAGCTTGACGAGACGTACGCCCTGTTCTTTCTGGACGCCGGAAGTGCTTCCGGCGGACTGGATTTTGCCGCCTGTGTCGACGAGCTGGAGGACGCGGCGGACTATCTGCTCCGGCCCAACCGGGGACGTCGTCTGTTCGGCGGCAGGAACCTTCTCCACCTGACGAGGGATTCCTGCTCGCTGACCGGCTGTACGCTGGCGACCGACGCGGGCGGGGCGGCCTTCCGGGCCGAGGCGGTGCAGGCCGTGAAGGATACAGGCGGACTGGCGCTGATCAGAAGACTGAGGGAAAGGAAGAAAGCGGCGGGGAAGCGTCAGAAAGCCGGACGGGAATATCTCCGGGGCGCTCAGAAGAAGAGCTACGGAAGTCTTACGCAGCAGGCCGCGGAGAAAAGACGAAAAGAGGAGGAGCGCCGCGCCGCACTCGCGGCGGAAGGCGTGGAGACGGAAGCGGAACCGCCCGCGCTGCCGGAGGGCTTCATGAATCCGATCCCGATGCTTGAGCAGCTGACGTCCGCGTCGGTGCTCGATCTTGTGGCGCCGGACGGCGTCTCCGCGAAGAAGGCGGATCCGGGGGATCTGGTCAGCGGCCGCAGTCTGGGGAAGGGCTTCGGCGTGATGAGGGCGGATACGGGAGGAAGCGAGCTGGCGTTCAAGGCCTACCTGCTCGATCACTACCGGACGTACCGGAATCCATCCGTTCATTCCGTCCTCTCATACCAGCTGGAATACATTCTTTGCGGTAAAAGCAGCGATCTTGACAATATGAAGGAAACGGTCCGGTATCTGATGCTGAACCGCGAGGCGGACAACATCGCGTGCCTGTACGCGAACCCGTCTCTCAGCCGTTCTCTTTCAAGAACGGCCGATCTGATCGGTCTGTCTCTCGGCGTGCCGGAGCTGGCGCCGGCGTTCAAGCTGGTTCTGGCCGGCCTCTGGGCCTACGCGGAGAGTGTGGTTGATCTTCGCTGTCTGCTCACCGGCGGCCGCGTCTCTCTGACGAAGCAGGCGGCGTACTGGCAGACCGCACCGGATTCTCTGATCGGCGCGGGGGCGGATCTGGACGGGCTGGTGAAAAGCGATCCGTCCGGTCTTGATTATGAGGAGTATCTCGGGATCATTCTGCTTGAACGGCAGGGCAGTCTGGTCATGCGCGCCATGGACATGACGGAAGCCGAGATCCGCGGGAACGGGAATCCGGGGTTTCGGATGGACCACTGCATCTATGCGCTGTCCGCCGAGATGAAGGTCTGCGCGGAGAAACGGACGACCTTTCCGGTGAGCCGCTCGCTCTGCTACGGGGATCTCTGA
- a CDS encoding prepilin peptidase — protein MEAVAICVTLGMLSFSAWQDVRTRSVPVLPLLLVLTAGLLSAGWRDVRATCAGALLPGGLLLIMTPATGGRIGSGDGLTLLALGAWNSPETVWHTLIAALAAGGLWALGLLTAGKGKETSFPFLPFLLAGFLFSLLFSPEAAGFLNAPLPG, from the coding sequence ATGGAGGCCGTGGCAATCTGTGTCACGCTGGGGATGCTTTCCTTTTCGGCATGGCAGGACGTGCGGACGAGAAGCGTGCCGGTTCTCCCACTCCTTCTGGTGCTGACGGCCGGTCTTCTTTCAGCGGGATGGCGTGATGTGCGGGCGACGTGCGCCGGCGCGCTTCTTCCGGGCGGTCTTCTGCTCATCATGACGCCGGCGACAGGCGGCCGGATCGGATCCGGAGACGGACTGACGCTGCTGGCTCTGGGCGCGTGGAATAGCCCGGAAACTGTCTGGCATACGCTGATCGCGGCGCTTGCTGCCGGCGGACTATGGGCCCTCGGACTCCTGACGGCCGGAAAGGGAAAAGAAACATCGTTTCCTTTTCTTCCGTTTCTGCTGGCCGGTTTCCTTTTCAGTCTGCTGTTTTCGCCGGAGGCCGCCGGATTTCTGAACGCGCCGTTGCCCGGATGA
- a CDS encoding TadE family protein gives MRRENLRKRPQNSGSALPGSFTAETAMLMPVIFAVVFTCVYFCFHLHNRASLTAGCAEQAVSGREQDPPGLPAVSGLQVTHSETETARTCGASAGTLWYTGEKLWDIRVSETYERFRPVAFTRKAHAVVVLYADE, from the coding sequence ATGAGAAGAGAGAATTTGAGAAAGAGGCCGCAGAATAGCGGATCCGCTCTTCCGGGATCGTTTACGGCGGAAACGGCCATGCTGATGCCGGTGATTTTCGCCGTTGTGTTCACCTGCGTCTATTTCTGCTTTCATCTTCATAACCGGGCTTCGCTTACGGCCGGCTGCGCGGAACAGGCGGTGAGCGGCCGCGAGCAGGATCCGCCCGGGCTGCCGGCCGTATCCGGGCTTCAGGTGACGCACTCGGAAACGGAGACGGCGCGGACCTGCGGGGCGTCCGCGGGCACGCTCTGGTATACAGGGGAAAAGCTGTGGGATATCCGCGTATCGGAGACATACGAACGGTTCAGACCGGTCGCTTTCACGCGGAAAGCGCATGCGGTTGTGGTCCTGTACGCGGATGAGTGA
- a CDS encoding DUF6382 domain-containing protein encodes MKADYQRSLTHCYMRFSEEGTEVPDNYQLRILASSRIEGILPMTEEHVDNRQYFRYEITSLMPFRDYSETHTFRVEDLRTLFGGLLDTMMQAEDYLLEAERLLLDPDYLYVSWETGRIWAAYNPFHREEVRKGLTGLTEYLLRIIGCGNQEAVIQTCRFLHALQEPGTEPGDLRKLLEQGISHEGGEEAEPDFASLPYETEEKTAGGSDLSGGEAEENVPVHPAARFLPDRQTVLTAAVLVPAAGGLYAALQMQRWLVLTRVESAVSAAALAGAVALSLVIAGRLRRRKGGETDEKTEEIPLPPSPQEDVWDADGAPDVEESWYAGREDDGGGRTVLLGGFSAGKGEKEWLLRPSDPAGGLAVIPLTGSELLIGQRGGPSDVPIDDPTVSRIHARLVKTDGVWYLSDMGSRNGTTVDGKKAVGREAIPLSDGSRISFARCGYTVCRE; translated from the coding sequence ATGAAGGCGGATTATCAGCGCAGCCTGACGCACTGTTATATGAGATTCAGCGAAGAGGGAACGGAGGTGCCGGACAATTATCAGCTCCGGATCCTCGCGTCCAGCCGGATCGAGGGAATCCTTCCGATGACCGAGGAGCATGTGGACAACCGGCAGTATTTCCGGTATGAGATCACTTCGCTGATGCCTTTCAGGGATTATTCCGAGACGCATACCTTCCGGGTGGAGGATCTCCGTACACTGTTCGGGGGACTGCTGGATACGATGATGCAGGCGGAGGATTATCTTCTGGAAGCGGAGAGACTTCTGCTGGATCCGGACTATCTGTATGTCTCGTGGGAGACCGGACGGATCTGGGCGGCCTATAATCCGTTCCACCGTGAGGAAGTCCGGAAAGGACTGACGGGGCTCACGGAGTATCTTCTGAGAATCATCGGCTGCGGCAATCAGGAGGCGGTCATCCAGACGTGCCGGTTTCTGCACGCGCTGCAGGAGCCGGGGACGGAACCGGGTGACTTAAGGAAACTGCTGGAGCAGGGAATCTCTCATGAAGGAGGAGAGGAAGCGGAGCCGGACTTTGCATCCCTTCCGTATGAGACGGAGGAGAAAACGGCGGGCGGCTCTGATCTGTCCGGAGGTGAGGCGGAAGAGAATGTACCGGTACATCCGGCCGCGCGCTTTCTGCCGGACAGGCAGACTGTGCTGACCGCCGCGGTCCTGGTACCGGCGGCGGGTGGTCTTTACGCGGCGCTTCAGATGCAGAGGTGGCTCGTCCTTACCCGGGTGGAATCCGCCGTCAGCGCCGCCGCGCTGGCCGGTGCGGTGGCACTGAGTCTGGTCATAGCCGGGCGGCTTCGGCGAAGGAAAGGAGGAGAGACGGATGAGAAGACGGAGGAGATTCCGCTTCCGCCTTCGCCTCAGGAAGACGTCTGGGACGCGGACGGCGCGCCGGATGTGGAGGAGAGCTGGTACGCGGGCAGGGAGGATGACGGAGGTGGGCGGACTGTGCTGCTGGGGGGCTTTTCAGCCGGAAAAGGAGAGAAAGAGTGGCTGCTTCGCCCGTCTGATCCGGCCGGCGGACTTGCGGTCATCCCGCTCACCGGCAGCGAGCTGCTGATCGGCCAGCGCGGAGGTCCGTCCGACGTTCCGATCGATGATCCGACCGTGAGCCGGATACACGCGCGGCTGGTGAAGACGGACGGAGTCTGGTATCTCAGCGATATGGGCTCGCGGAACGGAACGACAGTGGACGGAAAAAAAGCCGTCGGGAGAGAAGCGATTCCTCTCTCCGACGGCTCCCGGATTTCCTTCGCCCGATGCGGTTACACGGTGTGCAGAGAATGA
- a CDS encoding HIT family protein produces MSDCIFCKLANGVIPTATLYEDSLFRVILDANPATKGHCLILPKEHYANLWEMPEDLTAKAFVLARRIAAAMTEAMHCDGFNIVQNNGTAAGQTVFHFHIHLIPRYKDGPAIVANWPQSPLTDGDRDAILSAFRKVMAGKS; encoded by the coding sequence ATGTCTGACTGTATTTTCTGCAAGCTCGCCAACGGCGTCATTCCGACCGCCACACTTTATGAGGACAGTCTGTTCCGGGTCATTCTCGATGCGAATCCCGCCACAAAAGGCCACTGTCTGATCCTTCCGAAGGAGCACTACGCAAATCTCTGGGAGATGCCGGAAGATCTGACCGCAAAGGCCTTCGTACTCGCCCGCCGGATCGCGGCGGCGATGACGGAAGCCATGCACTGCGACGGCTTCAATATTGTCCAGAACAACGGGACGGCCGCCGGGCAGACCGTGTTCCACTTCCATATTCATCTGATTCCGCGGTACAAGGACGGCCCGGCCATCGTCGCCAACTGGCCGCAGAGTCCGCTGACAGACGGGGACCGCGACGCGATCCTCTCGGCATTCAGAAAAGTCATGGCAGGAAAGTCGTGA
- a CDS encoding rhomboid family intramembrane serine protease, with protein sequence MRQRIPYVTTALIAVNLIVFFLAEAVSGSTLRTDVLTLWGGASVSLISGGQYWRLFTAMFLHSGIRHLLNNMLLLYLMGSVLEDQLGRVRCLILYLTSGVLANAICWRLYVLQDRNVVSVGASGAIFGVMGGILWIILRCRGRVEGLTLRQMLILLAFSLYFGFTSPDVANAAHLAGLAIGFLMAVPLYRHHKREADYV encoded by the coding sequence TTGAGACAGAGAATCCCCTATGTCACGACTGCCCTGATCGCAGTCAACCTCATCGTGTTTTTTCTGGCGGAAGCCGTTTCGGGAAGCACGCTCCGCACAGACGTGCTGACTCTCTGGGGCGGCGCCTCCGTCTCTCTGATCAGCGGCGGTCAGTACTGGCGTCTGTTCACGGCGATGTTTCTCCACAGCGGGATCCGTCATCTGCTGAACAACATGCTTCTTCTCTATCTGATGGGTTCGGTGCTGGAGGATCAGCTGGGCAGGGTCCGCTGCCTGATCCTCTACCTCACTTCCGGTGTTCTCGCCAACGCAATCTGCTGGCGTCTCTACGTCCTTCAGGACAGAAACGTGGTTTCTGTCGGCGCTTCCGGCGCGATTTTCGGCGTGATGGGAGGGATTCTCTGGATCATTCTCCGCTGCCGCGGCCGGGTGGAGGGGCTCACGCTGCGCCAGATGCTGATTCTGCTGGCGTTCTCACTGTATTTCGGCTTCACGTCTCCGGACGTGGCCAACGCAGCGCATCTGGCGGGCCTTGCCATCGGTTTCCTGATGGCCGTCCCGCTCTACCGGCATCATAAAAGGGAGGCTGATTATGTCTGA
- a CDS encoding aminotransferase class I/II-fold pyridoxal phosphate-dependent enzyme — translation MEYQESKLLEHFQPGIFALMDRKKRELMQTGRTVCNLSVGTPDFKPPKHVMEALEEAVRDPLNYRYALADSDELLEAVISYYRRRFGVGLEKNEILAVHGTQEGMGHLGMAVCNPGDVVLLPDPGYPIYEAGSYFGGAEIHYYELVKENHFLPVISEIPEEILRRTRYIVVSYPSNPVGATAPREMYEELIRYANRYGFFIINDNAYPDIIFDGREGYSFLSVPGAKEVGVEFFSLSKTFNLTGLRLSFLVGNPSVVRALKKLRSQYDFGVSYPYQKAAAAALTGPLDGVKEQCMEYQRRRDALCGGLRKVGWNAWDSEGTMFTWIPVPEGYTSASCIETLMDTCGVVGTPGTAFGPKGEGYIRFALVRPAEELERICEIIGKNFPMKKG, via the coding sequence ATGGAATATCAGGAGTCGAAGCTGTTGGAGCATTTTCAGCCGGGTATCTTTGCGCTGATGGATCGGAAAAAGCGGGAACTGATGCAGACAGGACGGACCGTCTGCAATCTGTCGGTGGGCACCCCGGACTTCAAGCCCCCGAAACATGTCATGGAGGCGCTCGAGGAGGCGGTGAGGGATCCGCTCAACTACCGCTATGCGCTGGCGGATTCGGACGAGCTGCTGGAAGCCGTCATTTCCTACTACAGGAGACGATTCGGCGTCGGGCTGGAAAAAAACGAGATTCTGGCGGTTCACGGCACACAGGAAGGAATGGGGCATCTCGGTATGGCCGTGTGCAATCCGGGCGATGTCGTTCTGCTCCCGGATCCGGGCTACCCGATCTACGAGGCGGGATCTTACTTCGGCGGAGCCGAGATTCACTACTATGAGCTGGTGAAGGAAAATCATTTCCTTCCGGTGATCTCGGAGATTCCGGAGGAAATTCTCCGCCGCACGCGCTATATCGTCGTCTCCTATCCGTCGAATCCGGTGGGAGCGACTGCGCCGAGAGAAATGTACGAGGAACTCATCCGGTACGCGAACCGTTACGGGTTCTTTATCATCAATGACAACGCGTATCCGGACATCATCTTCGACGGAAGAGAGGGCTATTCGTTCCTCTCGGTGCCGGGTGCGAAGGAGGTCGGAGTAGAATTCTTCTCTCTCTCCAAGACCTTTAACCTGACCGGTCTCCGGCTGTCCTTCCTGGTCGGAAACCCGTCTGTCGTCCGGGCGCTGAAGAAGCTCCGCAGCCAGTATGATTTCGGCGTTTCCTATCCTTATCAGAAGGCGGCGGCCGCCGCGCTGACGGGACCGCTGGACGGCGTGAAGGAGCAGTGCATGGAATACCAGAGGCGGAGAGACGCCCTCTGCGGCGGTCTCCGGAAGGTGGGCTGGAACGCATGGGATTCGGAGGGCACCATGTTCACATGGATCCCGGTGCCGGAAGGCTATACGTCTGCATCCTGCATCGAGACGCTGATGGATACCTGCGGCGTGGTCGGCACGCCGGGCACGGCCTTCGGACCGAAGGGAGAGGGCTACATCCGGTTCGCGCTGGTCCGGCCGGCGGAGGAACTGGAACGGATCTGTGAGATCATCGGCAAAAATTTCCCGATGAAGAAAGGCTGA
- a CDS encoding HD domain-containing protein, translating into MKKMIDASEGNLHDINHFVKVWGYAKTIGELEGIPSETQFILECAAIMHDIACPLCRRKYGNTNGTYQEKEGMPLGRALLADTDLTDAEKERIVFLIGHHHTCTDVNGMDYQILLEADYLVNADESAYSAENIEAFRTRVFRTESGKRLLDSMYRERLAGRKRLMKER; encoded by the coding sequence ATGAAAAAAATGATTGACGCGTCGGAGGGAAATCTGCACGATATCAATCATTTCGTGAAAGTCTGGGGCTACGCGAAAACGATCGGAGAGCTGGAGGGCATCCCGTCGGAGACGCAGTTTATTCTGGAATGCGCGGCGATCATGCACGATATCGCCTGTCCGCTCTGCCGCCGGAAATACGGCAACACGAACGGGACGTATCAGGAGAAAGAAGGCATGCCGCTGGGGCGCGCGCTCCTTGCGGATACGGATCTGACTGACGCAGAGAAGGAACGGATCGTGTTCCTGATCGGACATCACCACACCTGCACGGACGTGAACGGAATGGATTATCAGATTCTGCTGGAGGCGGATTATCTGGTGAACGCGGATGAAAGCGCGTATTCGGCGGAGAATATCGAGGCGTTCCGGACAAGGGTGTTCCGGACGGAGAGCGGAAAGCGTCTGCTGGATTCCATGTACAGGGAACGGCTCGCAGGACGGAAGCGGCTCATGAAAGAGAGATGA
- a CDS encoding HAD-IIB family hydrolase, whose amino-acid sequence MKYKLMLFDMDGTLLNSEKRIPAETVRMMEKAERAGLQCALGTGRCLTELAPYGEQPAGLRYAVLESGGLVYDLKEKRILHRTCFRTGLIEIIVAASLKEDVMIQFMAGGEGVAQASDISRMPHYRMEAYQKLYQETIRPVPDIRSEALRRAGEIEKINVFHVSPEARKRTRERLRGLPVEAVDAEQTSVEFSPMGVNKGRGLLDLCEILHRDLSECAAVGDADNDLTMLGAAGFAVAMGNANEHVKKIADIIVADNDHGGCAEALRRVMAF is encoded by the coding sequence ATGAAATATAAACTGATGCTTTTTGATATGGACGGCACGCTGCTCAATTCGGAGAAGCGGATTCCGGCTGAAACGGTCCGGATGATGGAGAAGGCGGAACGCGCGGGTCTTCAGTGTGCACTGGGGACCGGCCGCTGTCTGACGGAGCTGGCTCCGTACGGGGAGCAGCCCGCCGGCCTCCGCTACGCAGTGCTGGAGAGCGGCGGTCTCGTCTACGATCTGAAGGAGAAGAGGATTCTGCACAGGACGTGCTTCCGGACGGGACTGATCGAAATAATCGTCGCGGCGTCGCTTAAGGAGGACGTGATGATCCAGTTCATGGCCGGCGGCGAGGGTGTCGCGCAGGCGTCGGACATTTCCCGGATGCCGCATTACCGGATGGAGGCGTATCAGAAGCTCTATCAGGAAACGATCCGTCCGGTGCCGGATATCCGGTCCGAAGCTCTCCGGCGCGCCGGGGAGATCGAGAAGATCAATGTCTTCCATGTCTCGCCGGAGGCAAGGAAGAGAACGAGAGAGAGGCTGAGAGGCCTTCCCGTCGAGGCGGTGGACGCGGAACAGACATCGGTCGAGTTCTCGCCGATGGGGGTGAACAAAGGCCGCGGGCTGCTGGATCTCTGTGAAATTCTTCACAGAGATCTCAGCGAGTGCGCGGCTGTCGGAGACGCGGACAATGATCTGACGATGCTGGGCGCCGCCGGCTTCGCCGTCGCGATGGGCAACGCCAACGAGCATGTGAAGAAGATCGCGGACATCATCGTCGCGGACAACGATCACGGCGGCTGTGCGGAGGCGCTGCGGAGGGTCATGGCATTCTGA
- a CDS encoding alpha-amylase has product MRNRTVENGVMLQAFEWYLPSDGTFWSVMAGKAHALASRGVTSVWLPPAYKGQAGAEDVGYGVYDLYDLGEFDQKGSVRTKYGTKQEYLDCIRAYQENGIDVYADMVLNHMMGADGTDEIDAVENAQSDRLQEITPVQSIKAWTVFTFPGRGGVYDDFTWDATCFTGVDWDERKEKGGIYNFEGVSWNPGVDRENVNYDYLMGADVNHSNPRVRKHLLDWGQWYLDTTHVDGFRLDAVKHITNSFFGEWLGTLRKNNHAELFAVGEYWHADVNVLEQYLDACGRCMSLFDVPLHYNFFAASHSNGQFDMRRLLDGSLVQRDPEKAVTFVENHDTQRGQALESAVLEWFVPHAYAVILLRPQGYPCIFYGDYYGIQKYGSEGFPGELDVMTFIRRTRLFGIQHDYFDHEDIIGWTLEGDETHPNSGVAVVMTDRLGGKKRMYVGSQHAGEGWIDAMGIIPGEVLIDGEGCGVFSCADGSVSVWTKEPDENEPLVIERFDEEAAAHAVRMP; this is encoded by the coding sequence TTGAGAAACAGGACAGTAGAAAACGGCGTGATGCTGCAGGCCTTTGAATGGTATCTCCCGTCCGACGGCACCTTCTGGTCCGTCATGGCCGGCAAGGCTCATGCTCTTGCTTCCCGCGGCGTCACGTCCGTCTGGCTGCCTCCCGCGTATAAAGGCCAGGCCGGCGCGGAGGATGTCGGCTACGGCGTATATGATCTCTACGACCTCGGCGAATTTGACCAGAAGGGCTCCGTGCGCACAAAATACGGCACGAAACAGGAATATCTGGACTGCATCCGCGCGTATCAGGAAAACGGAATCGACGTCTACGCCGACATGGTTCTCAACCATATGATGGGCGCCGACGGTACCGATGAGATCGACGCGGTCGAAAACGCGCAGTCGGACCGTCTTCAGGAAATCACGCCCGTGCAGTCCATCAAAGCGTGGACCGTTTTCACGTTTCCGGGGCGCGGCGGCGTCTACGACGATTTCACATGGGACGCCACCTGCTTCACGGGTGTCGACTGGGACGAGCGGAAGGAAAAAGGCGGCATCTACAATTTCGAAGGCGTCAGCTGGAATCCGGGCGTCGACCGTGAAAACGTCAACTACGACTATCTGATGGGCGCGGACGTCAACCACAGCAATCCCAGAGTACGGAAGCACCTTCTCGACTGGGGGCAGTGGTATCTTGACACGACGCATGTCGATGGATTCCGTCTGGATGCGGTGAAGCACATCACAAACAGCTTCTTCGGGGAGTGGCTCGGCACGCTCCGGAAGAACAATCACGCTGAACTTTTCGCCGTCGGCGAATACTGGCACGCGGATGTGAATGTGCTGGAGCAGTATCTCGACGCCTGCGGGCGCTGCATGTCTCTCTTCGACGTGCCGCTTCACTACAATTTCTTCGCCGCCAGCCACAGCAACGGTCAGTTCGACATGCGCCGTCTGCTGGACGGAAGTCTCGTGCAGCGTGATCCTGAGAAGGCGGTTACGTTCGTGGAAAACCACGACACGCAGCGGGGCCAGGCTCTCGAGAGCGCCGTCCTCGAGTGGTTCGTCCCTCACGCCTATGCCGTGATCCTCCTGAGGCCACAGGGATACCCGTGCATTTTCTACGGCGATTATTACGGCATTCAGAAATATGGCAGCGAAGGCTTCCCCGGCGAGCTGGACGTCATGACCTTCATCCGCCGGACAAGACTCTTCGGCATCCAGCACGACTACTTCGACCACGAGGACATCATCGGATGGACGCTGGAGGGCGACGAAACGCACCCCAATTCCGGCGTCGCCGTCGTGATGACGGATCGTCTCGGCGGAAAAAAACGCATGTATGTCGGCAGTCAGCACGCGGGCGAAGGCTGGATCGACGCGATGGGGATCATTCCCGGCGAAGTCCTCATCGACGGGGAGGGCTGCGGCGTCTTCTCCTGCGCCGACGGATCCGTCAGCGTCTGGACAAAAGAGCCGGACGAAAACGAGCCTCTTGTCATCGAGCGGTTCGACGAGGAGGCCGCCGCTCACGCAGTCAGAATGCCATGA